The Vescimonas coprocola genome includes a window with the following:
- a CDS encoding class I SAM-dependent methyltransferase encodes MYELIRPVVRHKTVLELAAGTGLIAKHIVNAAAHIEATDASAEMIAEAKRDNRSAKLHFSVQDMFRLPYAEESFDVVIVSNALHIVPQPEKALQEIKRVLKDDGVLIAPTFTHAGNSFTGKVRAFFMKLAGFPLHSRWTSEEYLRFLRQNGWAVRKSAVLKASFPLTYAECVKSEV; translated from the coding sequence ATGTATGAGCTGATCCGGCCAGTCGTGCGGCACAAGACGGTGCTGGAGCTCGCTGCCGGCACGGGATTGATCGCAAAACACATCGTAAACGCGGCGGCACATATCGAGGCGACGGACGCCTCCGCAGAGATGATCGCCGAGGCAAAGCGAGATAATCGCTCGGCAAAGCTGCACTTTTCGGTGCAGGATATGTTCCGCCTGCCGTATGCGGAGGAGTCCTTTGATGTGGTGATCGTGTCCAACGCACTGCATATCGTGCCGCAGCCGGAGAAAGCCCTGCAAGAAATCAAGCGGGTTCTGAAGGATGACGGCGTGTTGATTGCGCCGACCTTTACCCACGCAGGGAACTCGTTTACCGGCAAGGTCAGGGCATTTTTTATGAAGCTGGCAGGTTTCCCTCTCCACAGCAGGTGGACGAGCGAGGAATACCTGCGCTTCCTACGGCAAAACGGCTGGGCGGTGCGGAAAAGCGCTGTTCTGAAGGCATCCTTCCCGCTGACCTATGCAGAATGTGTGAAATCGGAGGTGTGA